In Fructilactobacillus cliffordii, a single genomic region encodes these proteins:
- a CDS encoding DnaD domain-containing protein, with protein sequence MSNPLAEYLNSGSINVSGFLLTNLATLKINAAELTILLELQYFRSQGERFPAATKLAQVTDFSEDTVYELLHQLVSKKLIVITTSADGKDEYSFAPLVAKLSELLEKHQEQPSATAVQNSTTASKSESINDREQTFKMISHEFGRMLSPIELEMINGWFEKDHYSAELVQLSLREAVLNQVYNLKYMDRILLNWKKHNVQSAAQVEAQREQRQQQSAGKGERQPLPKVPLFKIKKDQG encoded by the coding sequence ATGAGTAATCCATTAGCCGAATATTTAAATTCCGGATCGATTAATGTATCCGGTTTTTTATTAACTAATTTAGCAACATTGAAAATTAATGCTGCTGAATTAACCATCTTATTGGAACTACAGTATTTTCGCAGTCAGGGAGAACGATTTCCAGCGGCAACCAAACTTGCGCAGGTCACTGACTTTTCTGAGGATACCGTTTATGAGTTATTACATCAACTAGTTAGTAAAAAATTGATTGTGATTACCACTAGTGCAGATGGCAAGGATGAATACAGCTTTGCTCCGTTAGTAGCGAAACTCAGTGAATTGTTAGAGAAGCACCAAGAGCAACCATCGGCTACGGCTGTACAGAACTCAACAACTGCATCTAAATCAGAGAGTATTAATGACCGAGAACAGACCTTTAAAATGATTAGTCACGAGTTTGGACGAATGTTGTCTCCAATTGAATTAGAGATGATTAACGGCTGGTTTGAAAAGGATCATTATTCAGCTGAATTAGTGCAGTTATCGTTACGGGAGGCCGTCTTAAATCAGGTTTATAATCTAAAATACATGGATCGAATTCTTTTAAACTGGAAAAAGCACAACGTTCAATCCGCTGCTCAAGTGGAAGCTCAACGGGAACAACGGCAACAGCAATCTGCCGGTAAGGGAGAACGACAACCGTTACCAAAAGTACCACTTTTTAAAATTAAAAAAGATCAAGGATAG
- a CDS encoding DUF5590 domain-containing protein — protein MREERKRRILIRRWLSWIVGILLALVVAFVVVVYIAKLPQKHTLKTATQLAEQHAQIHDVQRTYKADVGKQPYYTVVGQNSSNKPAYAVVSGDWKHIQVMKQKDGITAEEASAIAQQHVKGDSEVTNAGLLINKKKPTWAVTIQKGNQIHYVLINFKSGKLIKKINL, from the coding sequence ATGCGAGAAGAAAGAAAACGAAGAATCCTGATTCGACGCTGGTTAAGCTGGATTGTAGGGATATTATTGGCTTTGGTTGTCGCTTTCGTGGTGGTTGTTTACATTGCCAAGTTGCCGCAAAAGCACACCTTAAAGACAGCGACACAGTTAGCAGAACAGCACGCCCAGATTCATGATGTTCAACGAACCTATAAAGCGGATGTGGGCAAACAACCATACTACACCGTGGTGGGGCAGAACAGTTCCAATAAACCAGCCTATGCCGTGGTGAGCGGTGATTGGAAGCACATCCAAGTAATGAAACAAAAGGATGGGATTACCGCGGAAGAAGCAAGTGCCATTGCCCAGCAACATGTTAAAGGTGATAGTGAGGTAACTAACGCCGGACTACTAATTAATAAAAAGAAGCCGACGTGGGCGGTTACCATTCAAAAAGGTAATCAAATTCATTACGTGTTGATTAACTTTAAATCGGGAAAACTCATTAAGAAAATTAATTTATAA
- a CDS encoding helicase C-terminal domain-containing protein — protein sequence MDSNSKYAVVDMETTGTDLRRDDRIIQFSVSFVQNGKISSTFSTYVNDGVAIPREITELTGIDQTTIKTAPSFDQLAPQIYQMLRGTVFVAHNVNFDFPFLNHHLERVGFPSLEIEAIDTVTLSQIFFPTLTSYRLSDLSAHFQIQHQHPHSSASDADATAQLLLRIAQRMQDLPNATLQSLLALDLKLPQQTHEFIKMGAKVHPKHDHLPAGLIELEGLVLKKHHLPAAAQHNRLAKFPLSKKQKERDFAGHLEWRASQSKMMNLIYRNFADGKQPARNLLIEAPTGSGKTLGYLVPLAFLSQSGTPVVISTATISLQEQLQTVVQEQLNQDLGFHLQSLVLKSKRHYLDLSRFATAVVADDSNHLSQFSKAQILVWLTETETGDLDELHIPHNAAILQQVNYQSEPQFTDSEFGDYDFWHWQMQRLQTTDIIIVNHHYLYQNATRLTSQLTGIPYLVVDEAHHLPEVAFAAQRQEWWLGAVKANVGRVRNDIFQTHEQNLTEIVQRNRNLSANLQRLVASLTQIEEQQQQLLQNLIQSLQVRFTQQANVIGVSAAKLNQFMRQQQVELKHQEQQARRLEQLLTTINQSLGQTDGQWLASEYETFLRFNEHVHQVLQGLAQMQLFLRSVAEQQSVDGFWLRYGADHDPNNMRLELARFDTSTRLHKQIYQYFKPIIFTGAVLFTSKKSQYIYDQLDLRRNNTRMKRLAADFDYQKQVQLMIAENTPMPAVVENEEYVAFVANSIQKIYHAQPVPTLVLFNSLELIQAVYAKLHDQAGIGMVLAAGISGSQSKIIRRSEGKKAPIILGANGFWEGVDFPPNYLKSIIIPRIPFAAPDSPLMRARAHYLKQQNKNPFTSYSLPHAIIEMKQGIGRLLRRSDDHGIITILDNRILTKRYGKQILTALEENLTAKTGSITEIQQQQKEFLLKYNQRK from the coding sequence ATGGACTCAAACTCGAAATACGCTGTGGTGGATATGGAAACCACGGGAACTGATTTACGGCGTGACGACCGCATTATTCAATTTAGTGTGAGTTTCGTGCAGAACGGCAAGATTAGTTCTACTTTTTCAACGTACGTAAACGATGGGGTGGCAATTCCTCGCGAAATTACCGAATTAACCGGGATTGATCAAACCACGATTAAGACGGCGCCCAGTTTTGATCAGTTGGCGCCCCAAATTTATCAAATGTTACGAGGAACGGTCTTTGTGGCGCATAACGTTAACTTTGACTTTCCCTTTTTGAATCACCATTTAGAACGCGTGGGCTTTCCTTCCCTAGAGATTGAAGCGATTGATACGGTGACCCTCAGTCAAATCTTTTTTCCGACGTTAACTAGTTATCGATTAAGTGATCTAAGTGCTCATTTTCAGATTCAACATCAACATCCACATTCTTCTGCTAGCGACGCGGATGCCACCGCCCAGCTATTGCTGCGAATTGCCCAACGGATGCAGGACTTACCGAATGCAACTTTGCAATCCTTGTTAGCGTTAGATTTGAAGCTCCCCCAGCAAACCCATGAATTCATTAAAATGGGGGCAAAGGTGCATCCTAAACACGATCATCTGCCCGCTGGTTTAATTGAACTAGAAGGGTTGGTATTAAAAAAACATCACTTGCCTGCGGCAGCGCAACACAATCGGTTAGCTAAATTTCCCTTGTCCAAAAAGCAAAAGGAACGAGACTTTGCGGGTCACTTGGAATGGCGGGCGTCGCAAAGTAAAATGATGAATTTAATCTATCGAAACTTTGCGGATGGTAAACAACCCGCCCGAAACTTATTAATTGAGGCGCCTACTGGAAGTGGGAAAACGCTAGGCTATTTAGTCCCATTGGCTTTTTTAAGTCAAAGTGGCACCCCTGTTGTAATTAGTACAGCAACGATTAGCTTGCAAGAACAGCTCCAGACGGTCGTGCAAGAACAACTTAATCAAGACTTGGGCTTTCACTTGCAATCGCTAGTCTTGAAAAGCAAACGTCACTACCTGGATTTGTCCCGCTTTGCGACGGCAGTCGTGGCGGATGATAGTAATCATCTATCACAGTTTAGTAAGGCCCAGATTTTGGTCTGGCTGACAGAGACGGAAACGGGTGATTTAGATGAACTGCACATTCCCCACAATGCAGCCATTTTACAACAGGTTAATTACCAGTCAGAACCTCAATTTACTGACAGCGAGTTTGGGGACTATGATTTTTGGCACTGGCAAATGCAACGCCTGCAAACGACAGATATAATTATTGTTAATCACCACTATTTGTATCAAAATGCCACACGGTTAACCAGTCAACTGACGGGGATTCCGTATTTAGTGGTGGACGAAGCCCATCATTTACCAGAGGTCGCTTTTGCCGCCCAACGCCAAGAATGGTGGTTAGGAGCCGTCAAAGCAAACGTAGGGCGAGTGCGGAATGATATCTTTCAAACTCACGAACAAAATTTAACGGAGATTGTGCAACGAAATCGAAATTTAAGTGCCAATTTACAACGATTGGTTGCTTCTTTAACGCAAATCGAAGAGCAGCAACAGCAATTGTTACAAAATTTGATACAGTCGCTGCAAGTTCGGTTTACCCAGCAAGCGAATGTAATTGGAGTTTCAGCAGCAAAACTAAACCAGTTTATGCGACAACAGCAGGTAGAATTAAAGCATCAAGAACAACAAGCCCGGCGGTTGGAGCAACTTTTAACTACTATCAACCAAAGTCTCGGGCAGACGGATGGTCAGTGGTTGGCTTCTGAATACGAAACGTTTTTACGATTTAACGAACACGTGCATCAAGTGCTGCAAGGATTAGCACAGATGCAATTGTTTTTACGTTCCGTGGCTGAGCAGCAAAGTGTTGACGGTTTTTGGTTGCGATACGGGGCTGACCATGATCCGAATAACATGCGTCTAGAGTTAGCGCGGTTTGACACCAGTACGCGCTTGCATAAGCAAATTTATCAATATTTTAAACCAATTATCTTTACGGGAGCCGTACTTTTTACTTCGAAAAAATCACAATATATTTACGATCAATTAGACTTAAGACGGAATAACACCCGGATGAAGCGGTTGGCAGCTGACTTTGACTATCAAAAACAGGTTCAGTTAATGATTGCAGAAAACACACCGATGCCAGCTGTGGTTGAGAATGAGGAATACGTGGCGTTTGTGGCCAATTCGATTCAAAAAATTTACCATGCGCAACCGGTTCCAACGCTAGTCCTGTTTAACTCCCTGGAGTTGATTCAAGCGGTTTATGCGAAACTGCATGATCAAGCAGGAATCGGGATGGTTCTAGCGGCCGGAATTTCTGGAAGTCAAAGTAAGATTATTCGGCGTTCGGAAGGTAAGAAGGCCCCTATCATTTTAGGGGCCAATGGTTTTTGGGAGGGGGTGGATTTCCCACCGAACTACCTAAAATCAATCATCATTCCCCGAATTCCATTTGCCGCTCCAGATAGTCCGTTGATGCGCGCCCGAGCGCATTATCTAAAGCAACAAAATAAAAATCCGTTTACCAGTTACTCCTTACCACATGCTATCATTGAAATGAAGCAGGGAATTGGGCGGTTATTACGCCGTAGTGATGACCATGGCATCATAACCATTCTTGATAATCGAATTTTAACCAAGCGATACGGTAAACAAATTTTAACGGCTTTGGAAGAAAACCTAACCGCTAAAACGGGATCCATTACAGAGATTCAGCAGCAGCAAAAAGAGTTTTTGCTAAAATACAATCAACGAAAATGA
- the mvk gene encoding mevalonate kinase, with product MKKKATGHSHAKVIFLGEHSAVYHQPAIVFPVPQANVTATLQASNQGVTTIHSQYYSGPIADLPASMAGITALIQKLHQELNRQHQPMNLEINSTIPLGRGMGSSAAIASAIIRGYFAFFETPLSRATLTEYTDIEEKITHGNPSGIDAQTVNVSHPILYEQQQFIDFTPQLSGFLVIADTGLAGNTKTAVNQVREFLEADPVRQELITRLGHLTEVVKTSLTNQDLVKTGQVLTEAQAILTALGVSTTQIEQLVAVANQAGALGAKLTGSGLGGCIIALAPDYPSAKRIAAALTDYGATQTWIQSLTELNPEENNNDE from the coding sequence ATGAAAAAGAAAGCGACGGGTCACAGTCACGCCAAGGTGATTTTTTTAGGCGAACATAGTGCCGTTTATCATCAGCCTGCCATTGTTTTTCCCGTTCCCCAGGCAAACGTTACCGCAACGCTACAAGCGTCGAATCAAGGTGTAACCACCATTCACAGTCAGTACTATTCCGGTCCCATTGCGGACTTGCCCGCATCAATGGCTGGGATTACGGCGTTAATTCAAAAACTACACCAAGAATTAAATCGCCAGCACCAACCAATGAACTTGGAAATTAACAGTACAATTCCCTTGGGACGCGGAATGGGGTCTTCAGCAGCCATTGCGAGTGCCATCATCCGCGGGTACTTTGCTTTTTTTGAAACGCCTCTGTCTCGAGCAACTCTAACCGAGTACACCGACATTGAAGAAAAAATTACCCACGGAAATCCGAGTGGGATTGACGCCCAAACGGTGAACGTTAGTCATCCGATTCTGTACGAGCAACAACAATTTATTGATTTTACCCCGCAGCTATCGGGCTTTTTGGTGATTGCAGATACTGGCTTAGCAGGCAATACTAAGACAGCGGTGAACCAGGTTCGGGAATTTCTCGAGGCCGACCCAGTTCGTCAAGAACTCATTACTCGCTTAGGACACCTAACCGAAGTGGTTAAAACTTCCTTAACGAATCAGGATTTAGTAAAAACGGGACAGGTGCTAACCGAGGCACAGGCAATTCTAACCGCCCTCGGCGTTAGCACGACCCAAATTGAACAACTAGTGGCCGTGGCCAACCAAGCAGGAGCTCTAGGAGCCAAATTAACTGGGAGTGGTTTAGGCGGTTGTATCATTGCGTTAGCGCCCGATTATCCTAGTGCAAAACGAATTGCCGCAGCCTTAACGGACTACGGAGCCACTCAAACGTGGATTCAATCATTAACCGAATTAAATCCAGAGGAGAATAATAACGATGAATAA
- the mvaD gene encoding diphosphomevalonate decarboxylase, which produces MNNYAKARAHTNIALVKYWGKINSALKLPTTSSLSLTLDQFYTDTSVQFNETLTNDQVTFNERRLNERSARRITDFLDLVRNQAGITTKAVVQTTNNVPTAAGLASSASGFAALAAAASKASGLRLNHRELSRMARRGSGSATRSIDGGFVEWHKGIGDRTSFATQVAPADYWDLNVIAILVNQQPKKMSSSEGMQLSQTTSPYYHEWEKLCQRDLKKLKIAIKNHNFNDLGNIAEENAMRMHALTLSAAPDFCYFDADSLKAMRIVHQLRESGIPCYFTMDAGPNVKVLVEPEHRESVVSTLQTAFGPDNIVVAAPGPGVQYLT; this is translated from the coding sequence ATGAATAACTACGCTAAAGCCCGCGCGCATACCAATATCGCCCTGGTTAAGTACTGGGGAAAGATAAACTCAGCGCTAAAGTTACCGACTACTAGCAGTCTTTCACTAACACTTGACCAATTTTATACCGATACGAGCGTGCAGTTTAACGAAACCCTAACTAACGATCAGGTAACATTCAATGAACGTCGTTTAAATGAACGGTCCGCCCGCCGCATTACTGATTTCTTGGATCTAGTTCGTAACCAAGCCGGGATTACCACTAAGGCAGTTGTTCAAACTACCAACAACGTTCCCACTGCTGCCGGGTTGGCTTCTTCTGCCTCCGGCTTTGCCGCCTTGGCCGCTGCCGCTAGTAAAGCCAGTGGCTTGCGGTTAAATCATCGTGAACTTTCCCGGATGGCGCGGCGTGGATCCGGATCCGCTACTAGGTCGATTGACGGGGGATTTGTCGAGTGGCACAAGGGAATTGGGGATCGAACTTCCTTTGCGACCCAGGTTGCTCCAGCCGACTACTGGGATTTAAACGTCATTGCCATTTTAGTGAACCAACAACCTAAAAAAATGAGTAGTTCTGAGGGCATGCAGCTGTCGCAAACGACCTCCCCCTACTACCACGAATGGGAAAAACTTTGCCAACGTGACTTAAAAAAGCTTAAAATAGCAATTAAAAACCATAACTTTAATGATTTAGGAAACATTGCGGAAGAAAATGCGATGCGGATGCACGCGCTGACCCTAAGTGCCGCTCCGGATTTTTGCTACTTTGACGCGGATTCTTTAAAGGCGATGCGCATCGTTCATCAGCTTCGCGAATCCGGGATTCCGTGCTACTTCACCATGGATGCTGGTCCCAACGTTAAAGTTTTAGTAGAACCAGAACATCGGGAGTCCGTCGTTTCAACCTTACAAACTGCGTTTGGACCAGATAACATTGTCGTGGCTGCTCCCGGTCCCGGTGTTCAATATCTCACGTAG
- a CDS encoding phosphomevalonate kinase, protein MIKTSTPGKLYLAGEYAVVENGNPAIIAAVNRFVTVTIDENTDRCSITSKQYENHLVHWERINSRMVVDDRDNPFQYIIAAIQVTEDYVQALGKPTQKYHLSVNSDLDSGTGKKYGLGSSAAVTVATIKALCQLYHLNVSKVQLFKLAAIAHFSVQGNGSLGDVASSVFGGLITYCSFDRQWLSEFLHKITLPELLKLEWPRLEITPLQIPPVLRFLVGWTGSPASTSQLIDKVELKKGKHGIHYERFLHDSNKCVREITNGFRQNNIRLIMQNIKKNRELLQSLSQMAGVPIETPQLTRLIEIAEQFGGVAKTSGAGGGDCGIVLIKSDCDIAGLKAAWREADIEPLDLSIYNY, encoded by the coding sequence TTGATTAAAACAAGCACCCCAGGAAAATTATATCTTGCCGGTGAGTATGCCGTTGTTGAAAACGGTAATCCTGCAATTATTGCGGCGGTTAATCGGTTTGTCACCGTCACCATTGATGAAAACACAGACCGCTGTTCCATCACTTCAAAACAGTACGAAAATCATCTCGTCCACTGGGAACGAATTAACTCGCGGATGGTAGTTGATGATCGGGATAATCCCTTTCAATACATCATTGCAGCCATTCAGGTCACCGAAGACTACGTGCAGGCGCTGGGAAAGCCGACCCAGAAATATCACCTTAGTGTGAATAGTGACCTTGACAGTGGTACGGGAAAAAAATATGGTTTGGGTTCCTCGGCAGCCGTAACGGTAGCCACGATCAAAGCCCTTTGCCAGTTGTATCACCTCAACGTTAGTAAGGTGCAATTATTTAAACTCGCAGCGATTGCCCACTTTAGCGTGCAGGGCAATGGGTCATTAGGTGACGTAGCTTCTAGCGTGTTTGGCGGACTAATCACCTATTGCTCCTTTGATCGGCAATGGCTTTCTGAATTTTTACATAAAATTACCCTGCCGGAGCTCTTAAAACTCGAATGGCCCCGCTTAGAAATCACTCCCCTGCAAATTCCACCAGTCTTACGCTTTCTAGTGGGCTGGACCGGTTCCCCTGCTTCTACGTCCCAGTTAATCGACAAGGTGGAACTGAAAAAAGGAAAACATGGAATTCACTACGAACGCTTCTTACATGACAGCAATAAGTGTGTTCGCGAAATTACCAACGGTTTTCGCCAAAATAACATCCGCTTGATTATGCAAAACATCAAGAAAAATCGGGAACTGTTGCAATCCTTGAGTCAGATGGCTGGAGTTCCCATCGAAACCCCCCAGTTAACCCGTTTAATTGAAATCGCAGAACAATTTGGCGGAGTAGCAAAAACCTCTGGCGCTGGAGGAGGCGACTGCGGCATTGTTCTGATTAAATCTGATTGTGACATTGCCGGGTTAAAGGCCGCCTGGCGGGAAGCTGACATTGAGCCACTCGACCTCTCAATTTATAACTACTAA
- the fni gene encoding type 2 isopentenyl-diphosphate Delta-isomerase, producing MINRQSHRKDEHVSLAKKFHQPSHAGFADLKFIPNGLPEQAVANIDLKTSLAGHPLSVPFYIEAMTGGSTYTQKLNQQLAQVAKETGLALALGSASVALKDPDSAASFTVARKTNPTGMIMGNVGAGVTPAAAQAVVDLVQADALEVHLNVVQELVMPEGDRDFHWATNLQNIINHVSVPVIVKEVGFGLDQETIRRLHQLGATTVNVGGLGGTNFAQIENFRRKRKEMAYLEDWGLTTVQSLYEAQQVPDVQVVAAGGVTNPLEIAKALALGADAVGIASEILTNLIDNGVADTIQMIQDWIYGLKSIMTALGVRNIAELRTRPVVLSPTLESYLRQRNIHTN from the coding sequence GTGATTAATCGTCAATCTCATCGCAAGGATGAACACGTTTCTCTAGCTAAAAAGTTTCATCAGCCATCTCACGCCGGTTTTGCTGATCTAAAATTCATTCCCAACGGTTTACCTGAACAAGCAGTTGCTAATATCGATCTGAAGACGTCATTAGCGGGGCATCCCCTCTCAGTCCCCTTTTACATCGAAGCAATGACCGGTGGTAGTACTTACACACAAAAGTTAAACCAGCAACTAGCTCAGGTCGCCAAAGAAACTGGACTGGCACTGGCGCTGGGAAGCGCCAGCGTAGCCTTAAAGGATCCAGATAGTGCCGCCAGCTTTACAGTGGCCCGCAAAACTAACCCCACCGGAATGATCATGGGAAACGTCGGTGCTGGGGTCACTCCCGCAGCAGCACAGGCGGTCGTGGATCTCGTTCAGGCTGATGCCTTAGAGGTTCATCTAAACGTCGTCCAAGAACTAGTAATGCCTGAGGGCGACCGCGATTTTCATTGGGCAACTAACCTACAAAACATCATCAACCACGTTTCGGTTCCGGTCATTGTCAAGGAAGTCGGATTTGGTCTTGATCAGGAAACCATCCGCCGGTTGCACCAACTCGGTGCCACCACTGTAAACGTGGGTGGCTTGGGCGGAACTAACTTTGCTCAAATCGAAAACTTTCGCAGAAAACGGAAAGAGATGGCTTATCTGGAGGACTGGGGTTTAACCACCGTGCAGTCTCTGTACGAAGCCCAACAAGTTCCTGACGTCCAAGTGGTAGCAGCAGGTGGAGTTACAAATCCGCTAGAAATTGCTAAAGCCCTCGCTCTTGGTGCGGATGCCGTGGGGATTGCCAGTGAAATTTTAACCAATCTAATTGACAATGGCGTCGCAGATACCATCCAAATGATTCAGGATTGGATTTATGGATTAAAGAGCATCATGACGGCGCTGGGAGTTCGAAATATTGCTGAACTTCGGACCCGTCCGGTGGTTCTAAGTCCCACGCTAGAAAGTTATTTACGGCAACGTAACATTCATACTAACTAA
- a CDS encoding type II CAAX prenyl endopeptidase Rce1 family protein: MFNESYHLHAPLILKIWVTFKLLVSLVGEEVGMASILLPLIHLLLRTKLKRFAWPIVNISGCILFALLHLPHYHFELLMPLIVGITRYPITASWKDSNTLWSGIYIHWISDFALIMSALF; the protein is encoded by the coding sequence ATGTTTAATGAATCGTATCACTTACATGCCCCCTTAATTCTTAAAATCTGGGTCACATTTAAACTTTTAGTATCTCTAGTGGGTGAAGAGGTCGGAATGGCTTCAATTTTGCTTCCATTAATTCATTTACTATTAAGAACAAAACTAAAAAGATTCGCTTGGCCCATTGTAAATATATCAGGTTGTATCTTATTTGCGCTTTTACATTTACCTCACTATCATTTTGAGTTATTGATGCCTTTGATCGTAGGAATCACTCGTTATCCAATCACTGCTTCCTGGAAAGATTCTAATACGCTGTGGAGTGGGATTTATATCCATTGGATTTCAGATTTTGCATTAATTATGAGTGCTTTGTTTTAA
- a CDS encoding RsmB/NOP family class I SAM-dependent RNA methyltransferase, which translates to MELPAAFKTKYERLLGDQFPAFLQSFTDTPQHGFRINPLKSPAQLDVDTSHPIPGIQHGYYGKVSGKSPEHQSGYVYNQEPSAMLVAEAVNPQPGERVLDLCAAPGGKSTQLAGIMQNQGLLVANEINRSRAKVLVENLERFGVWNPLILNETPEHLSKAFPAYFDKILVDAPCSGEGMFRKNPEATTYWNEEYPAECALRQRDILTEAVKMLKPGGQLIYSTCTFAPEEDEQIIAWLLDEYALEMIPLEKQAGMSSGQPAWANGNPELQDAVRLFPQLFAGDGHFIAKLQSTETAKPTKIRKQEASASGAERKEWQQFAEQNLTNFQAGSLLRFKEQLYSFNPEIPALNGLKVMRPGTPLGTLKKNRIEPSYGLAMVLNPEQVQRTIALSDDQWQKYVHGDIFATDQIQAKGWALLVYHQMPVGFGKVVNGTVKNFFPKGLRFQA; encoded by the coding sequence ATTGAATTACCAGCAGCATTTAAAACAAAATATGAACGGTTACTAGGGGATCAGTTTCCGGCCTTTTTACAGAGTTTTACCGACACTCCACAGCATGGATTTCGAATTAATCCCTTAAAGAGTCCGGCGCAATTGGACGTCGATACCAGTCATCCCATCCCAGGTATTCAGCATGGTTATTACGGCAAGGTATCCGGCAAGTCTCCAGAACATCAAAGCGGGTATGTTTATAATCAAGAACCGTCGGCAATGTTAGTAGCAGAGGCGGTCAATCCTCAACCCGGTGAACGAGTGCTTGATTTGTGTGCCGCTCCCGGGGGAAAATCAACCCAGTTGGCGGGGATAATGCAAAATCAAGGTTTACTGGTTGCTAACGAAATTAACCGCAGCCGGGCCAAGGTGTTAGTCGAAAATCTTGAACGATTTGGTGTGTGGAACCCGTTAATTTTAAATGAGACACCGGAACACCTGAGTAAAGCTTTTCCCGCTTACTTTGATAAGATTCTGGTGGATGCACCCTGTTCTGGAGAAGGGATGTTCCGGAAGAATCCAGAGGCGACGACCTATTGGAACGAAGAATATCCGGCTGAGTGTGCGCTGCGGCAGCGTGACATCTTAACCGAGGCCGTTAAAATGTTAAAACCGGGTGGGCAGCTAATTTATTCGACCTGTACGTTTGCACCGGAAGAGGATGAACAAATCATTGCCTGGTTGTTGGATGAATACGCATTAGAAATGATTCCACTTGAAAAACAAGCCGGTATGAGCAGTGGACAACCAGCGTGGGCGAACGGGAATCCTGAGTTACAGGATGCCGTCCGGCTCTTTCCACAGCTGTTTGCAGGGGACGGTCATTTTATTGCCAAACTTCAAAGTACGGAAACTGCTAAGCCAACTAAGATTAGAAAACAAGAGGCCAGTGCATCGGGAGCAGAGCGAAAAGAGTGGCAACAATTTGCGGAGCAGAACCTGACCAATTTTCAGGCTGGTTCGTTGTTGCGGTTTAAAGAACAACTTTATTCGTTTAATCCAGAGATCCCGGCTTTAAACGGATTGAAAGTGATGCGCCCCGGAACGCCCCTCGGAACGTTAAAGAAGAATCGGATTGAACCGAGCTACGGTTTAGCAATGGTCCTTAACCCGGAACAAGTTCAACGTACGATTGCGCTTAGCGATGATCAGTGGCAAAAATACGTTCACGGAGATATTTTTGCTACCGATCAAATCCAAGCGAAAGGCTGGGCTCTTTTGGTGTATCACCAAATGCCAGTCGGATTTGGGAAAGTGGTAAACGGTACCGTGAAGAATTTCTTCCCGAAGGGACTACGATTTCAAGCTTAA